GATAGAGATTCCCAGTACGGGTGGGAGGTCGACCATATAAAACCAGAGTCAGAAGGTGGCGGAGATGAACTTTCAAATCTTCGTCCTCTTCAATGGGAGAATAATGCCAGTAAGCAAGCTGGACGTCTTACCTGTCCGGTCACGGCATCGGGTAAAAATAACGTCCATAAATAACGTCCGTATTGAATAGAGCAGTTGTGACTACTACACCTAACAGAGCGTATCTGGCTTCGTGCCTTCGGCACTTCGCCCAAATCCTGCTTCGCAGGACTTCAGATACGCTCGAAACGTTATCGGAAATTGCTTAAGGTTATACATACAAAATAAATAAGAGGTGAAAATATGAAGATGAAGGAATTAATCTTAAAAGAAGTTGAGAGAGTTCCTGAACAGTACCTTGAGGAGATACTGGATTTTATACGCTTCTTAGAGGCAAAAGCGTTGGAAGAAGTGATGGGAACGGCGATTGCAAGCGAAACGTCTCTTAAGAAAGATTGGCTAAGACCTGAGGAGGATGAAGCTTGGCGGGATTTGTAAAG
This genomic stretch from Deltaproteobacteria bacterium harbors:
- a CDS encoding HNH endonuclease, which translates into the protein MSTNFDTPSASGDRDSQYGWEVDHIKPESEGGGDELSNLRPLQWENNASKQAGRLTCPVTASGKNNVHK
- a CDS encoding DUF2281 domain-containing protein, producing the protein MKMKELILKEVERVPEQYLEEILDFIRFLEAKALEEVMGTAIASETSLKKDWLRPEEDEAWRDL